The following coding sequences are from one Chitinophagales bacterium window:
- a CDS encoding undecaprenyl-diphosphate phosphatase, with amino-acid sequence MTYFEAFIIALVEGLTEFLPVSSTGHMILASAALGLRTSSFLNLFIISIQFGAILSVVALYWKRFFVGFQFYINIAYAALPTLIIAFLLKKYVDQALGSVLIVGINLFIGGWIMLYLEPYFNKKSEFKEKIKPYNFFLIGVFQAISIFPGVSRSAATIYGGMFQGMTRKDAAEFSFVLAVPIMFLATVKDLYDFLKEGTSALNTQEISLLFFGNIVAFIIAVLAIKFFVSYIVKYGFKVFAYYRIIIGLLVILLYKYFGFSLQMI; translated from the coding sequence ATGACTTACTTCGAAGCGTTTATAATAGCGCTAGTAGAAGGTCTTACTGAATTTCTCCCTGTGTCCTCTACGGGGCATATGATACTAGCTTCTGCTGCACTTGGACTTAGAACCAGTTCCTTCCTCAATCTTTTCATAATTTCTATTCAGTTTGGAGCTATTTTATCGGTCGTGGCTCTTTATTGGAAGCGTTTTTTCGTTGGATTTCAGTTTTATATTAACATTGCCTATGCCGCCCTTCCTACGCTAATCATCGCCTTTTTATTAAAAAAATATGTTGATCAGGCTTTGGGTAGTGTACTTATTGTAGGAATCAACTTATTTATAGGCGGCTGGATTATGCTCTATCTTGAGCCCTATTTCAATAAAAAGTCTGAGTTTAAAGAAAAGATAAAACCTTATAATTTTTTTTTAATCGGAGTCTTTCAAGCAATCTCTATTTTTCCCGGAGTTTCTAGGTCTGCAGCCACTATATATGGTGGGATGTTTCAAGGAATGACTAGAAAAGATGCCGCTGAATTTTCTTTTGTTTTAGCGGTACCAATAATGTTTCTAGCAACCGTTAAAGACTTATACGATTTCTTAAAAGAAGGAACTTCAGCACTTAATACGCAAGAAATTTCTTTGCTTTTTTTCGGCAATATAGTCGCATTTATTATAGCCGTTTTAGCAATCAAGTTCTTTGTTTCGTATATTGTGAAATATGGATTTAAAGTATTCGCTTATTATAGAATCATAATAGGTTTACTAGTCATTTTGCTTTATAAATATTTTGGATTTTCTTTGCAAATGATATAA
- a CDS encoding M23 family metallopeptidase encodes MAKKKPTLVFNHANLTFEQKKVSWQSKLGYGLMILSGILVFGFISVMVSHKIFPSPNEQSLNRRIKLLQKEYQTLDRHLSLVNEDLATLRKRDENMYRVIYQRDPLDENIWKSVENGVEKYDLLTKESEYKVIGDILKKITIVRNTMKLQERSYNELADLVRRKDEMLSSIPSIQPVSNKDLTRIASGFGWRMHPIYRIPKRHEGVDFTAPSGTPIYVSGDGVVMTCSYDGGYGNCIVVNHGYGYKTRYAHLSSYAVRPGEKVKRGQKIGLVGNSGASVGPHLHYEVEYNDQKVDPALFFYNDLNKEQFEEVVKITNARGKSFD; translated from the coding sequence ATGGCAAAAAAGAAACCAACCTTAGTTTTTAATCATGCAAATCTGACGTTTGAACAAAAGAAGGTCAGTTGGCAATCAAAATTAGGTTATGGTCTCATGATTTTAAGCGGAATTCTCGTTTTTGGATTCATTTCAGTTATGGTTTCACACAAGATTTTCCCATCGCCTAATGAACAAAGTCTGAATAGAAGAATCAAACTTTTACAAAAGGAATATCAAACCCTTGATAGGCACCTAAGTCTTGTAAACGAAGATTTGGCTACACTTAGAAAGCGAGATGAAAATATGTATCGCGTTATTTATCAAAGGGATCCCTTGGATGAAAATATTTGGAAATCTGTAGAAAATGGTGTAGAAAAGTATGACCTATTGACCAAAGAATCAGAATATAAAGTGATTGGAGATATTTTGAAAAAAATTACCATCGTTCGAAACACGATGAAACTACAAGAACGCTCATACAATGAATTAGCGGACCTCGTGAGAAGAAAGGATGAAATGTTAAGTTCAATTCCATCTATACAACCAGTATCCAATAAAGATTTGACGCGCATTGCTTCTGGCTTTGGGTGGCGTATGCACCCCATTTATAGAATACCCAAGCGGCATGAAGGTGTTGATTTTACAGCGCCTAGTGGTACCCCGATATACGTGTCCGGAGATGGGGTAGTTATGACTTGCAGCTATGATGGAGGCTATGGTAATTGTATCGTAGTAAATCATGGCTACGGTTATAAAACCCGATATGCCCACCTTTCAAGTTATGCTGTCAGACCAGGGGAAAAGGTTAAACGTGGTCAAAAAATAGGATTGGTTGGCAATTCAGGTGCTTCAGTAGGTCCACATCTGCACTATGAAGTAGAGTACAACGACCAAAAAGTAGATCCAGCTTTATTCTTTTACAATGATTTAAATAAAGAACAGTTTGAAGAAGTAGTTAAAATAACCAATGCCAGAGGTAAGTCCTTTGATTAA
- a CDS encoding DUF3098 domain-containing protein, with amino-acid sequence MSKKAQVKTDLNLDKVETKKVEDTKSYSSPLLFGKKNYQLMLLGLIVIFVGYGLMMGTNNDVESLTATFPKEEVYSVRRIVVAPIVIIVGFLIEIYAILSAKKEN; translated from the coding sequence ATGTCAAAAAAAGCACAAGTAAAAACTGATTTGAACCTAGATAAAGTTGAAACTAAAAAAGTAGAAGATACGAAAAGCTATAGCAGTCCTTTATTATTCGGCAAGAAGAATTATCAATTGATGCTATTAGGCTTGATTGTTATTTTCGTAGGATACGGATTGATGATGGGTACTAATAATGATGTAGAAAGCCTCACTGCAACCTTTCCTAAAGAAGAGGTATATAGTGTTCGTAGAATAGTCGTAGCGCCTATAGTTATAATCGTAGGCTTTTTGATTGAAATTTACGCCATATTATCTGCTAAAAAAGAAAATTAA